One window of Phycodurus eques isolate BA_2022a chromosome 17, UOR_Pequ_1.1, whole genome shotgun sequence genomic DNA carries:
- the trpv1 gene encoding transient receptor potential cation channel subfamily V member 1 isoform X6 has protein sequence MDRFQMRLFQADREGNKSPQTFPRHTIKDQSYGKTALMKALLHLRDGKNPAVEFLVDISQRMGDIKEFVNAAYTDSDYKGQTALHIAIERRSLRYVELLLSQGADVHAKASGKFFQPRDGPSFYFGELPLSLAACTNQPDVAEFLMDNEHQRACADAADSRGNTVLHALVGVADNTEENTDLFIAAMYDRILTTAARLRPKLNLEEIENNNGLTPLKLAAKTGKSGSGFTVRSGAPCTTWPRWTPRTTSRSWRYWSTAATSLRVAARGPYPRSRSLDCFEMLRVCSQNRHEMLQTEPLRQLLEHKWKRFAGRMFFLNFLVYFAYLLIFTAVAYNKKDGKTPFPLERSSTGYLYISGQLLITLANCYFFLMGLLDMKRKRPKLQTLLIDGYYDILFFVQAALFLAAAGLYVCGRQEYLGFLVLCLALSWVNLLYFARGSKHMGIYSVMIQKMILSDILRFLFVYGVFLFGFSAAVVTLLTEPAVKNATAQRGRLFGPLYPDSECIKPTFRNISYTTLQLFKFTIGMGDMEFTEHYQYKEVFYVLLIFYIILTYILLLNMLIALMNRTVEKITKESTSIWKLQVSHTVLVLAGQAQQLWFDVSQRAITILDMEKRLPLCARKRLRCGVDKNLGTPSEQDRRRCFRAEEVNWNKWNIHLGKINEEPGYWDRTRPPTSDKPPIRTNRGRSWRGLFPERGRGPQATEMSNFPV, from the exons ATGGACCGCTTTCAAATGAGACTTTTCCAAGCAGATCGGGAAGGGAACAAATCCCCGCAAACGTTCCCACGCCATACGATAAAAG ATCAGTCGTACGGTAAAACTGCCCTGATGAAGGCCCTGCTGCACCTCAGAGACGGCAAGAACCCCGCTGTCGAATTCTTAGTTGACATCTCACAGAGGATGGGCGACATTAAAGAGTTCGTCAATGCAGCTTACACCGACAGTGACTACAAAG GGCAGACGGCACTGCACATAGCCATCGAGCGGAGGAGTCTGCGCTATGTCGAGCTTCTGCTCAGCCAAGGAGCGGACGTCCACGCTAAAGCCTCTGGGAAATTCTTCCAGCCTCGCGACGGCCCCAGCTTCTACTTTG GGGAGCTGCCCTTGTCCCTGGCGGCATGCACCAACCAGCCTGACGTGGCGGAGTTCCTCATGGACAACGAGCACCAGCGGGCCTGCGCGGATGCGGCCGACTCTCGGGGCAACACGGTGCTGCACGCCTTGGTGGGGGTGGCCGACAACACCGAGGAGAACACCGACCTATTCATCGCCGCCATGTACGACCGCATCCTGACCACCGCGGCGCGGCTGAGACCCAAACTCAACTTGGAGGAGATCGAAAACAACAACGGCTTGACCCCTCTCAAACTGGCTGCTAAGACCGGAAAAAGCGGG AGTGGGTTTACGGTCCGGTCCGGAGCTCCTTGTACGACCTGGCCTCGGTGGACTCCGCGGACGACAAGTCGGTCCTGGAGATACTGGTCTACGGCAGCGACATCCCTGCGAGTAGCCGCGCGAGGACCGTATCCGCGCAGCCGGAGTCTCGACTGCTTTGAAATGTTGCGTGTCTGCTCCCAGAACCGCCACGAGATGCTCCAGACGGAACCTCTGCGCCAACTGCTGGAGCACAAGTGGAAAAGGTTTGCAGGCCGAATGTTTTTTCTCAACTTCCTGGTCTACTTCGCGTACCTGCTCATCTTCACCGCAGTGGCCTACAACAAGAAGGACGGAAAG ACACCATTCCCTCTGGAGCGCAGCTCTACAGGTTACCTGTATATTTCAGGGCAGCTCTTGATAACACTGGCAAACTGCTATTTCTTTCTCATGGGG TTATTAGATATGAAGCGGAAACGACCAAAGCTGCAGACCTTGCTGATTGATGGATATTACGACATCCTTTT CTTCGTGCAGGCCGCCCTCTTCCTGGCCGCAGCCGGCCTCTATGTCTGTGGGAGGCAAGAGTACCTGGGCTTCCTGGTGCTGTGTCTTGCTCTCAGCTGGGTCAACCTGCTCTACTTTGCCAGGGGCAGCAAACACATGGGCATCTACAGCGTCATGATACAGAAG ATGATCCTCAGCGATATCCTGCGCTTCCTGTTCGTCTATGGCGTCTTCCTCTTTGGGTTCTCCGCAG CGGTGGTCACGCTGCTCACTGAGCCCGCGGTGAAAAACGCCACTGCTCAGAGGGGCCGCCTCTTCGGACCACTTTACCCCGACTCGGAATGCATCAAGCCCACCTTCCGAAACATCTCCTACACCACGCTGCAGCTCTTCAAGTTTACCATCGGCATGGGTGACATGGAGTTCACCGAGCACTACCAGTACAAGGAAGTCTTCTACGTGCTGCTCATCTTCTACATCATCCTCACCTACATCCTGCTTCTGAACATGCTCATCGCCCTCATGAACCGCACCGTGGAGAAGATCACCAAGGAGAGCACTAGCATCTGGAAGCTACAGGTCAGCCATACTGTTCTCGTCCTAGCAGGTCAGGCTCAGCAGCTCTGGTTTGATGTTTCTCAGAGGGCCATCACCATCCTGGACATGGAGAAAAGGCTGCCACTCTGTGCGAGGAAGAGGCTTCGCTGCGGGGTGGACAAAAATCTGGGCACGCCCTCTGAACAAGACCGCCGCCGCTGTTTCAG AGCGGAGGAAGTCAACTGGAACAAATGGAACATCCACCTGGGTAAAATCAATGAGGAGCCCGGCTACTGGGATCGAACGCGGCCGCCGACGTCAGACAAGCCGCCGATTCGGACAAACAGAG GGAGGAGCTGGAGAGGCTTATTTCCGGAGCGCGGACGAGGACCACAGGCCACTGAGATGAGCAACTTCCCAGTGTGA
- the trpv1 gene encoding transient receptor potential cation channel subfamily V member 1 isoform X7 gives MKALLHLRDGKNPAVEFLVDISQRMGDIKEFVNAAYTDSDYKGQTALHIAIERRSLRYVELLLSQGADVHAKASGKFFQPRDGPSFYFGELPLSLAACTNQPDVAEFLMDNEHQRACADAADSRGNTVLHALVGVADNTEENTDLFIAAMYDRILTTAARLRPKLNLEEIENNNGLTPLKLAAKTGKSGSGFTVRSGAPCTTWPRWTPRTTSRSWRYWSTAATSLRVAARGPYPRSRSLDCFEMLRVCSQNRHEMLQTEPLRQLLEHKWKRFAGRMFFLNFLVYFAYLLIFTAVAYNKKDGKTPFPLERSSTGYLYISGQLLITLANCYFFLMGLLDMKRKRPKLQTLLIDGYYDILFFVQAALFLAAAGLYVCGRQEYLGFLVLCLALSWVNLLYFARGSKHMGIYSVMIQKMILSDILRFLFVYGVFLFGFSAAVVTLLTEPAVKNATAQRGRLFGPLYPDSECIKPTFRNISYTTLQLFKFTIGMGDMEFTEHYQYKEVFYVLLIFYIILTYILLLNMLIALMNRTVEKITKESTSIWKLQVSHTVLVLAGQAQQLWFDVSQRAITILDMEKRLPLCARKRLRCGVDKNLGTPSEQDRRRCFRAEEVNWNKWNIHLGKINEEPGYWDRTRPPTSDKPPIRTNRGRSWRGLFPERGRGPQATEMSNFPV, from the exons ATGAAGGCCCTGCTGCACCTCAGAGACGGCAAGAACCCCGCTGTCGAATTCTTAGTTGACATCTCACAGAGGATGGGCGACATTAAAGAGTTCGTCAATGCAGCTTACACCGACAGTGACTACAAAG GGCAGACGGCACTGCACATAGCCATCGAGCGGAGGAGTCTGCGCTATGTCGAGCTTCTGCTCAGCCAAGGAGCGGACGTCCACGCTAAAGCCTCTGGGAAATTCTTCCAGCCTCGCGACGGCCCCAGCTTCTACTTTG GGGAGCTGCCCTTGTCCCTGGCGGCATGCACCAACCAGCCTGACGTGGCGGAGTTCCTCATGGACAACGAGCACCAGCGGGCCTGCGCGGATGCGGCCGACTCTCGGGGCAACACGGTGCTGCACGCCTTGGTGGGGGTGGCCGACAACACCGAGGAGAACACCGACCTATTCATCGCCGCCATGTACGACCGCATCCTGACCACCGCGGCGCGGCTGAGACCCAAACTCAACTTGGAGGAGATCGAAAACAACAACGGCTTGACCCCTCTCAAACTGGCTGCTAAGACCGGAAAAAGCGGG AGTGGGTTTACGGTCCGGTCCGGAGCTCCTTGTACGACCTGGCCTCGGTGGACTCCGCGGACGACAAGTCGGTCCTGGAGATACTGGTCTACGGCAGCGACATCCCTGCGAGTAGCCGCGCGAGGACCGTATCCGCGCAGCCGGAGTCTCGACTGCTTTGAAATGTTGCGTGTCTGCTCCCAGAACCGCCACGAGATGCTCCAGACGGAACCTCTGCGCCAACTGCTGGAGCACAAGTGGAAAAGGTTTGCAGGCCGAATGTTTTTTCTCAACTTCCTGGTCTACTTCGCGTACCTGCTCATCTTCACCGCAGTGGCCTACAACAAGAAGGACGGAAAG ACACCATTCCCTCTGGAGCGCAGCTCTACAGGTTACCTGTATATTTCAGGGCAGCTCTTGATAACACTGGCAAACTGCTATTTCTTTCTCATGGGG TTATTAGATATGAAGCGGAAACGACCAAAGCTGCAGACCTTGCTGATTGATGGATATTACGACATCCTTTT CTTCGTGCAGGCCGCCCTCTTCCTGGCCGCAGCCGGCCTCTATGTCTGTGGGAGGCAAGAGTACCTGGGCTTCCTGGTGCTGTGTCTTGCTCTCAGCTGGGTCAACCTGCTCTACTTTGCCAGGGGCAGCAAACACATGGGCATCTACAGCGTCATGATACAGAAG ATGATCCTCAGCGATATCCTGCGCTTCCTGTTCGTCTATGGCGTCTTCCTCTTTGGGTTCTCCGCAG CGGTGGTCACGCTGCTCACTGAGCCCGCGGTGAAAAACGCCACTGCTCAGAGGGGCCGCCTCTTCGGACCACTTTACCCCGACTCGGAATGCATCAAGCCCACCTTCCGAAACATCTCCTACACCACGCTGCAGCTCTTCAAGTTTACCATCGGCATGGGTGACATGGAGTTCACCGAGCACTACCAGTACAAGGAAGTCTTCTACGTGCTGCTCATCTTCTACATCATCCTCACCTACATCCTGCTTCTGAACATGCTCATCGCCCTCATGAACCGCACCGTGGAGAAGATCACCAAGGAGAGCACTAGCATCTGGAAGCTACAGGTCAGCCATACTGTTCTCGTCCTAGCAGGTCAGGCTCAGCAGCTCTGGTTTGATGTTTCTCAGAGGGCCATCACCATCCTGGACATGGAGAAAAGGCTGCCACTCTGTGCGAGGAAGAGGCTTCGCTGCGGGGTGGACAAAAATCTGGGCACGCCCTCTGAACAAGACCGCCGCCGCTGTTTCAG AGCGGAGGAAGTCAACTGGAACAAATGGAACATCCACCTGGGTAAAATCAATGAGGAGCCCGGCTACTGGGATCGAACGCGGCCGCCGACGTCAGACAAGCCGCCGATTCGGACAAACAGAG GGAGGAGCTGGAGAGGCTTATTTCCGGAGCGCGGACGAGGACCACAGGCCACTGAGATGAGCAACTTCCCAGTGTGA
- the trpv1 gene encoding transient receptor potential cation channel subfamily V member 1 isoform X5, whose amino-acid sequence MSSALFYVWATRRPKPPWTRTTRRKWKRPNLKYDLTSTLTRASEVWIRTTPSETVRPSTSADCSKLRPAEMSPDQSYGKTALMKALLHLRDGKNPAVEFLVDISQRMGDIKEFVNAAYTDSDYKGQTALHIAIERRSLRYVELLLSQGADVHAKASGKFFQPRDGPSFYFGELPLSLAACTNQPDVAEFLMDNEHQRACADAADSRGNTVLHALVGVADNTEENTDLFIAAMYDRILTTAARLRPKLNLEEIENNNGLTPLKLAAKTGKSGSGFTVRSGAPCTTWPRWTPRTTSRSWRYWSTAATSLRVAARGPYPRSRSLDCFEMLRVCSQNRHEMLQTEPLRQLLEHKWKRFAGRMFFLNFLVYFAYLLIFTAVAYNKKDGKTPFPLERSSTGYLYISGQLLITLANCYFFLMGLLDMKRKRPKLQTLLIDGYYDILFFVQAALFLAAAGLYVCGRQEYLGFLVLCLALSWVNLLYFARGSKHMGIYSVMIQKMILSDILRFLFVYGVFLFGFSAAVVTLLTEPAVKNATAQRGRLFGPLYPDSECIKPTFRNISYTTLQLFKFTIGMGDMEFTEHYQYKEVFYVLLIFYIILTYILLLNMLIALMNRTVEKITKESTSIWKLQVSHTVLVLAGQAQQLWFDVSQRAITILDMEKRLPLCARKRLRCGVDKNLGTPSEQDRRRCFRAEEVNWNKWNIHLGKINEEPGYWDRTRPPTSDKPPIRTNRGRSWRGLFPERGRGPQATEMSNFPV is encoded by the exons ATGTCCTCGGCTCTGTTTTACGTGTGGGCCACGAGGCGCCCAAAGCCCCCATGGACACGGACTACCAGGAGGAAATGGAAGAGACCGAACCTCAAATACGATTTAACCTCAACTTTGACAA GGGCGTCCGAGGTGTGGATCAGGACAACTCCAAGCGAGACGGTCAGACCTTCGACATCGGCAGACTGTTCGAAGCTGCGGCCAGCGGAGATGTCACCAG ATCAGTCGTACGGTAAAACTGCCCTGATGAAGGCCCTGCTGCACCTCAGAGACGGCAAGAACCCCGCTGTCGAATTCTTAGTTGACATCTCACAGAGGATGGGCGACATTAAAGAGTTCGTCAATGCAGCTTACACCGACAGTGACTACAAAG GGCAGACGGCACTGCACATAGCCATCGAGCGGAGGAGTCTGCGCTATGTCGAGCTTCTGCTCAGCCAAGGAGCGGACGTCCACGCTAAAGCCTCTGGGAAATTCTTCCAGCCTCGCGACGGCCCCAGCTTCTACTTTG GGGAGCTGCCCTTGTCCCTGGCGGCATGCACCAACCAGCCTGACGTGGCGGAGTTCCTCATGGACAACGAGCACCAGCGGGCCTGCGCGGATGCGGCCGACTCTCGGGGCAACACGGTGCTGCACGCCTTGGTGGGGGTGGCCGACAACACCGAGGAGAACACCGACCTATTCATCGCCGCCATGTACGACCGCATCCTGACCACCGCGGCGCGGCTGAGACCCAAACTCAACTTGGAGGAGATCGAAAACAACAACGGCTTGACCCCTCTCAAACTGGCTGCTAAGACCGGAAAAAGCGGG AGTGGGTTTACGGTCCGGTCCGGAGCTCCTTGTACGACCTGGCCTCGGTGGACTCCGCGGACGACAAGTCGGTCCTGGAGATACTGGTCTACGGCAGCGACATCCCTGCGAGTAGCCGCGCGAGGACCGTATCCGCGCAGCCGGAGTCTCGACTGCTTTGAAATGTTGCGTGTCTGCTCCCAGAACCGCCACGAGATGCTCCAGACGGAACCTCTGCGCCAACTGCTGGAGCACAAGTGGAAAAGGTTTGCAGGCCGAATGTTTTTTCTCAACTTCCTGGTCTACTTCGCGTACCTGCTCATCTTCACCGCAGTGGCCTACAACAAGAAGGACGGAAAG ACACCATTCCCTCTGGAGCGCAGCTCTACAGGTTACCTGTATATTTCAGGGCAGCTCTTGATAACACTGGCAAACTGCTATTTCTTTCTCATGGGG TTATTAGATATGAAGCGGAAACGACCAAAGCTGCAGACCTTGCTGATTGATGGATATTACGACATCCTTTT CTTCGTGCAGGCCGCCCTCTTCCTGGCCGCAGCCGGCCTCTATGTCTGTGGGAGGCAAGAGTACCTGGGCTTCCTGGTGCTGTGTCTTGCTCTCAGCTGGGTCAACCTGCTCTACTTTGCCAGGGGCAGCAAACACATGGGCATCTACAGCGTCATGATACAGAAG ATGATCCTCAGCGATATCCTGCGCTTCCTGTTCGTCTATGGCGTCTTCCTCTTTGGGTTCTCCGCAG CGGTGGTCACGCTGCTCACTGAGCCCGCGGTGAAAAACGCCACTGCTCAGAGGGGCCGCCTCTTCGGACCACTTTACCCCGACTCGGAATGCATCAAGCCCACCTTCCGAAACATCTCCTACACCACGCTGCAGCTCTTCAAGTTTACCATCGGCATGGGTGACATGGAGTTCACCGAGCACTACCAGTACAAGGAAGTCTTCTACGTGCTGCTCATCTTCTACATCATCCTCACCTACATCCTGCTTCTGAACATGCTCATCGCCCTCATGAACCGCACCGTGGAGAAGATCACCAAGGAGAGCACTAGCATCTGGAAGCTACAGGTCAGCCATACTGTTCTCGTCCTAGCAGGTCAGGCTCAGCAGCTCTGGTTTGATGTTTCTCAGAGGGCCATCACCATCCTGGACATGGAGAAAAGGCTGCCACTCTGTGCGAGGAAGAGGCTTCGCTGCGGGGTGGACAAAAATCTGGGCACGCCCTCTGAACAAGACCGCCGCCGCTGTTTCAG AGCGGAGGAAGTCAACTGGAACAAATGGAACATCCACCTGGGTAAAATCAATGAGGAGCCCGGCTACTGGGATCGAACGCGGCCGCCGACGTCAGACAAGCCGCCGATTCGGACAAACAGAG GGAGGAGCTGGAGAGGCTTATTTCCGGAGCGCGGACGAGGACCACAGGCCACTGAGATGAGCAACTTCCCAGTGTGA